The following coding sequences lie in one Zestosphaera sp. genomic window:
- a CDS encoding GTPase: MEKECLSNALKSVRVWNYAEVREVLMSIYSEPVTLAKKVKRRNVMRYLVKLDKTYEALNKVFEVLNTLPDPNTLNPFYAELLAISGITDYKSLYLRLRGFKKVVRKLWKYYRIRVKLALTSEEAKKDLREFIGRSLSIIRRLNKDLKKLEVAVNELKKLPCIDFASLKVVVSGMPQVGKSTLVGRISTSKPEVSPFPFTTKNIISGHLQLDHMRIQVFDTPGILDRPISELNEIEKRALVAIKFLADVIIYLVDPRESSYYTIGQQIDLLQMIKAMFSDKPLLVVVNKIDETSEERISEVSKLIKKVYDSEPYKISALKGIGVDALLEWVKSKCLEFYESRHQLTP; encoded by the coding sequence GTGGAGAAAGAATGTTTGAGTAATGCTTTAAAGAGTGTTAGAGTGTGGAACTACGCTGAGGTCAGAGAAGTACTAATGAGTATATACTCAGAACCCGTCACTCTAGCTAAGAAAGTTAAGAGGAGGAACGTGATGAGATATTTAGTTAAGCTAGATAAGACGTACGAGGCGCTCAATAAAGTTTTCGAAGTCTTAAACACTCTGCCAGACCCAAACACGTTAAACCCCTTCTACGCTGAACTCTTAGCTATTTCAGGAATAACAGACTATAAGTCACTCTATCTCAGGTTGAGAGGCTTCAAGAAAGTTGTGAGGAAGTTGTGGAAGTATTATAGGATCCGAGTAAAGCTCGCCCTAACTAGTGAGGAAGCCAAGAAAGACTTAAGAGAGTTTATTGGTAGGTCTTTATCTATTATTAGAAGACTTAATAAAGACTTAAAGAAACTTGAGGTAGCCGTTAATGAGTTGAAGAAATTACCTTGCATCGACTTCGCTAGTCTTAAAGTCGTTGTTTCTGGGATGCCTCAGGTAGGTAAGTCAACGCTAGTTGGCAGAATCTCGACATCAAAACCGGAAGTATCTCCGTTTCCCTTCACAACAAAAAACATAATTTCTGGTCACCTTCAGCTAGACCACATGAGAATACAAGTTTTTGACACTCCAGGAATACTTGATAGGCCTATCTCAGAACTCAACGAGATAGAGAAGAGAGCTTTAGTAGCTATTAAGTTCCTTGCTGACGTAATAATATACTTGGTTGACCCAAGAGAGTCTAGTTACTACACTATAGGTCAGCAGATAGACTTGCTCCAGATGATTAAGGCGATGTTTAGCGACAAGCCTCTCTTAGTAGTCGTAAATAAAATCGACGAAACTTCGGAGGAGAGAATATCAGAAGTCTCGAAGCTGATTAAGAAAGTTTACGATAGCGAGCCATACAAAATAAGCGCTCTTAAGGGAATTGGTGTAGACGCTCTACTAGAGTGGGTTAAGAGTAAGTGTCTTGAGTTTTACGAGTCTCGACACCAGTTAACTCCTTGA
- a CDS encoding phosphoadenosine phosphosulfate reductase family protein, which produces MNAVVMCESFSGGNVLTRRWGVRLKLYWCSNCNVPIRDQICSKCGAAGRELRVGEPGDIRPGFYGDLKIIEEGIVNEFGTAKLVSLLDLESSLFFLNKVPHVDDMREIIVGGVVVGRLHFDPDLMCWRWRLSKYSSLLALNEGLVKKFVVDRPKPLEPVGDEGRDGEQAVIVDKSGYPVALAVARKGKFRVQTLFKGEPEEPIRKRTTFEDLIKSNDFWLRTRISKGVKNVAIMSRKTGLPIVVSYSGGKDSLVALHLVLKAGIEPTMLFNDTGLELPETLRNVREVSEAYGLKLINADAGNKFWEAVRVFGPPGKDYRWCCKVVKLVPISRAYKSSFRGSVLSIVGQRAFESIDRSLSGSVWRNRWLPGVLSMSPIQEWDQISVWSYIHVNKLPVNPLYFEGFERLGCYLCPAANVAEYHEIKKKYPDLWCRWEEFLRTWVAERGLPEYYVSKHLWRWHNPEAQGRRRVEKWAGITATSWVSEFIRRSGFEATLLKKNSEEVSVKITPRLPLDSLLSQWRVLGYKYSLTNELLEIKSVNGILQINSNGLINAVSSDAFEEVITTIKLGVRWLKCVNCLSCVNWCPRDAIKIVDGRPQVDSSKCSGCRICVDACPIAEMLVEKNIVTQLLGNPRSRGRRKDVVTKALSILSGEGVRRVSRRSILYTEEDLGGFIDFLKHIDTAPEDESP; this is translated from the coding sequence TTGAATGCCGTAGTTATGTGTGAGAGCTTCAGCGGGGGTAACGTCTTGACGAGAAGATGGGGTGTGAGGCTTAAGCTCTACTGGTGTAGTAACTGTAATGTGCCTATCAGAGACCAGATTTGCAGTAAGTGTGGGGCTGCTGGAAGGGAATTACGTGTAGGAGAGCCTGGTGACATAAGACCTGGTTTCTATGGTGACCTGAAGATAATTGAGGAAGGGATTGTTAACGAGTTCGGCACTGCTAAGTTAGTTAGTCTTCTTGATTTAGAGTCGAGTTTATTCTTCTTGAATAAGGTTCCTCACGTAGATGATATGAGAGAAATCATAGTTGGCGGGGTTGTTGTAGGTAGACTCCACTTTGACCCTGATTTGATGTGCTGGAGATGGAGGTTAAGTAAGTATAGCTCCCTACTAGCACTTAATGAAGGATTAGTTAAGAAGTTCGTTGTAGACAGGCCTAAGCCTCTAGAGCCTGTAGGTGATGAGGGAAGAGATGGTGAGCAAGCAGTCATAGTAGATAAGTCTGGCTATCCAGTAGCGCTAGCGGTGGCTAGGAAAGGTAAGTTTAGAGTGCAGACTCTGTTTAAGGGAGAACCTGAAGAACCTATAAGGAAGAGAACTACCTTTGAGGACTTAATAAAGAGTAATGACTTCTGGCTTAGAACGAGAATCTCGAAGGGAGTGAAGAACGTCGCTATAATGTCTAGAAAGACTGGGCTGCCTATAGTTGTCTCTTATTCTGGTGGTAAAGATTCGTTAGTAGCTCTTCACTTAGTTCTTAAAGCTGGTATAGAACCTACGATGTTATTTAATGATACTGGTTTAGAACTTCCTGAGACTCTCAGGAACGTCAGGGAAGTTAGTGAAGCTTACGGCTTGAAGCTGATTAACGCGGACGCAGGTAATAAGTTCTGGGAAGCCGTAAGAGTATTCGGTCCTCCCGGGAAAGACTATAGGTGGTGTTGTAAGGTAGTGAAGCTAGTTCCTATATCTAGAGCGTATAAAAGCAGTTTTCGAGGAAGTGTCTTGTCTATTGTTGGGCAGAGAGCTTTTGAATCTATTGATAGGTCTCTTTCAGGCAGTGTGTGGAGGAATAGGTGGCTACCCGGAGTATTGTCTATGTCCCCCATACAAGAATGGGACCAGATAAGTGTGTGGTCGTATATACACGTCAATAAACTGCCTGTTAACCCACTCTATTTTGAGGGGTTTGAGAGACTTGGTTGTTATTTGTGTCCGGCAGCTAACGTCGCAGAATACCATGAAATAAAAAAGAAGTACCCGGATTTATGGTGTAGGTGGGAAGAATTTCTCAGGACGTGGGTCGCTGAACGTGGACTACCTGAGTATTATGTCTCAAAACATTTATGGAGGTGGCATAACCCCGAAGCTCAAGGGAGGAGAAGGGTTGAGAAGTGGGCGGGCATTACTGCTACTTCATGGGTCTCAGAATTCATTAGGAGGTCGGGATTTGAGGCAACACTACTGAAGAAAAATAGTGAGGAAGTTTCTGTTAAGATTACTCCTAGGCTACCGCTAGATTCTCTTTTGAGTCAGTGGAGAGTTCTAGGATATAAATACTCACTAACTAACGAACTACTAGAGATTAAGTCGGTTAACGGCATCTTACAAATAAACTCAAACGGGCTCATAAATGCTGTATCGAGTGATGCGTTCGAGGAAGTAATCACTACTATAAAGCTTGGTGTTAGGTGGCTTAAATGCGTTAATTGCTTAAGTTGTGTTAATTGGTGTCCCCGCGACGCTATTAAGATAGTTGATGGGAGACCTCAAGTAGATTCTTCAAAGTGTTCAGGTTGTAGGATATGCGTTGACGCATGCCCGATCGCTGAGATGTTAGTTGAGAAAAACATAGTTACTCAGTTGTTAGGGAATCCTAGGAGTAGGGGGAGGAGAAAAGATGTTGTTACTAAAGCCCTCTCAATACTCTCTGGTGAGGGTGTTAGGAGAGTAAGTAGGAGAAGTATACTCTACACTGAGGAGGATTTAGGAGGATTTATAGACTTTCTTAAACACATCGATACCGCGCCCGAGGATGAGAGTCCTTAA
- a CDS encoding DUF2286 domain-containing protein, whose amino-acid sequence MSVKTVIARISEGKIKSLDIIEVESVGEAIKKVVSDILKEWDPEKHDLIITRHESSEISESKESIPIYVLSPSSEWVGEELIEKEIITVFPYVNEELTNEVLRVLSDYNLKSLVL is encoded by the coding sequence TTGAGCGTAAAAACAGTAATAGCAAGAATAAGTGAAGGGAAAATCAAGTCGCTAGACATAATAGAAGTTGAGAGTGTTGGGGAAGCTATTAAGAAGGTAGTCTCTGATATTCTTAAGGAGTGGGACCCTGAAAAACACGACCTTATAATAACTAGGCATGAGTCAAGCGAGATAAGCGAGTCTAAGGAGTCAATACCCATCTACGTGCTAAGTCCTTCGAGTGAGTGGGTTGGTGAAGAACTAATAGAGAAAGAAATAATAACTGTCTTCCCATACGTTAACGAGGAACTAACAAACGAGGTCTTACGAGTACTTAGTGATTACAATCTCAAAAGCCTCGTTCTTTAG
- a CDS encoding CDP-alcohol phosphatidyltransferase family protein: MLTRVRDAITPLLKHLGVLLWRLGISPNILTLSGLVLSLATPVFAFFKVISAVLTLMILSLACDMLDGAVARVAGLATPKGALLDSFSDRVEELMFVLSLGIIGVEWITLILFLGTSFLISYLRAIASQYRINLEGVGFMERGERGLLLISSTALLLLNMMHYAELLIAVGILLNTITVLQRLLKLVNLLGTSSRASVTL, translated from the coding sequence GTGCTTACTAGAGTTAGGGACGCGATAACGCCGCTCCTAAAGCACTTAGGCGTTCTTCTATGGAGGCTGGGAATATCTCCCAACATACTCACCTTAAGTGGACTAGTGCTAAGTCTCGCAACACCTGTCTTTGCATTTTTTAAGGTAATCTCAGCAGTCTTAACGTTAATGATTTTAAGTCTGGCTTGCGACATGCTTGATGGCGCCGTAGCTAGAGTAGCTGGCCTCGCAACACCTAAGGGAGCTCTCCTAGACTCTTTCAGTGATAGAGTCGAGGAGTTAATGTTTGTCTTAAGTTTAGGAATTATAGGAGTTGAGTGGATCACGTTAATACTGTTTCTCGGCACTTCATTTCTCATAAGTTACTTAAGAGCTATAGCCTCACAATATAGGATTAATCTAGAAGGCGTTGGTTTCATGGAGAGAGGTGAAAGAGGTCTGCTGTTAATATCATCAACAGCATTACTATTACTTAACATGATGCATTATGCCGAGTTATTAATAGCTGTCGGCATACTACTTAATACTATAACGGTGCTTCAGCGCCTCTTAAAATTAGTTAATTTACTAGGCACTTCTTCTAGAGCCTCAGTTACTCTCTAG
- a CDS encoding ABC transporter ATP-binding protein, whose translation MLSNNAIVSLKDVIAGYPTTGKGLRSLFKYVNVVLKNINLKIYDGERVAIIGESGSGKTTLLKVILGLLKPVRGEVEVLGKEIYEFSWSERVRILRQIGYVPQDPYKALNPKLRVKTIISEPLESMRVKPEEIEERVREVARMVQLSDKILDKYPGELSGGMMQRVLIARSIIHDPEILILDEPTSALDVSIQAQIIELINNIHKRLELAILTVTHDLGVAQYLSDRAIILYKGNIVEEGYIDDIITKPRHEYTSLLIASYKASI comes from the coding sequence GTGTTAAGCAATAACGCGATAGTCTCACTCAAAGACGTCATAGCAGGTTACCCGACTACAGGCAAGGGATTGAGATCATTATTTAAGTACGTCAACGTAGTACTAAAGAACATAAATCTGAAAATATATGATGGAGAGAGAGTAGCCATAATAGGTGAGAGTGGTTCAGGAAAAACAACGCTACTTAAAGTAATTCTGGGGCTACTTAAGCCCGTGAGGGGGGAGGTTGAGGTCTTAGGCAAAGAAATCTACGAGTTCTCGTGGAGTGAGCGCGTGCGCATACTCAGGCAGATAGGTTACGTACCTCAAGATCCTTACAAGGCTCTAAACCCTAAACTACGTGTTAAGACCATAATAAGCGAGCCGTTAGAGTCCATGAGAGTCAAGCCCGAAGAAATTGAGGAGAGAGTACGGGAAGTCGCTAGGATGGTTCAATTAAGTGATAAGATCTTGGATAAATACCCTGGTGAGCTTAGCGGGGGGATGATGCAGAGAGTACTAATAGCACGCTCCATAATACACGATCCAGAAATCTTGATACTTGACGAGCCTACGTCAGCTCTTGACGTCTCTATTCAGGCTCAAATCATAGAACTAATTAATAACATACATAAGAGGCTAGAACTAGCTATTCTCACAGTAACACACGATTTAGGCGTAGCGCAATACCTAAGTGACCGAGCAATAATACTCTATAAAGGAAACATAGTCGAAGAAGGTTACATAGACGACATAATCACAAAACCGAGACACGAATACACGAGCTTACTTATAGCCAGCTACAAAGCAAGTATTTAA
- a CDS encoding ABC transporter ATP-binding protein, whose amino-acid sequence MVLAIKARNLKVGYMDEEENILWAVKDISFDISQGEVFCLVGESGCGKSTIGNTIIGILPPYAVTEGELYVFDKLVVKGNQRDYSGIRGRVVSYVPQNPGTSLNPYQTIGTQLYRVLNSIYGFDKKKSFEVAKKYLSLVELDPEDTIDRYPHELSGGMQQRAAIAIALSTGAKIIVADEPTSALDAHLRLQLIKLLMRLKESESLTLVMITHDLVAAGKICDTVAVVYAGKILEKCSGSNVIVEPLHPYTQMLADAVPLLGFKRRLKSIPGEPPKPDEEMTGCVFAPRCPLAFEKCVEPPPYFKAYGGEVACWRYVSSVKQ is encoded by the coding sequence ATGGTTTTAGCTATCAAAGCCAGAAATCTTAAAGTTGGTTACATGGACGAAGAAGAGAATATCCTCTGGGCTGTTAAGGATATTTCCTTCGACATTAGTCAAGGCGAGGTTTTTTGCTTAGTTGGTGAGAGCGGGTGTGGTAAGTCAACTATAGGAAACACCATAATAGGGATACTACCCCCTTACGCAGTGACTGAGGGGGAGCTGTACGTTTTCGACAAGCTTGTAGTTAAAGGTAATCAGAGAGACTACTCAGGTATTAGAGGAAGAGTTGTTTCTTACGTTCCGCAAAACCCCGGTACTAGCTTAAACCCCTACCAGACAATCGGGACACAACTTTATCGCGTGTTAAACAGCATATACGGGTTTGATAAGAAGAAGTCTTTCGAAGTAGCTAAGAAGTACTTATCTCTAGTTGAGTTAGACCCGGAAGACACTATCGACCGCTACCCACACGAACTCAGCGGGGGGATGCAGCAACGAGCAGCTATAGCCATAGCACTCTCGACAGGTGCTAAAATCATAGTAGCCGACGAACCTACTTCAGCTTTAGACGCTCACTTAAGACTACAACTAATTAAGCTCTTGATGAGACTTAAAGAGTCTGAGTCATTAACTCTAGTCATGATAACACACGATCTCGTGGCTGCAGGCAAGATATGCGACACAGTAGCAGTAGTTTATGCAGGTAAAATCCTTGAGAAGTGCTCGGGGAGTAACGTGATAGTGGAGCCACTACACCCATACACTCAGATGTTAGCAGACGCGGTACCACTCCTAGGATTTAAGAGACGCCTTAAGTCAATACCTGGCGAGCCACCAAAACCTGATGAAGAAATGACTGGATGCGTGTTCGCACCTAGATGCCCCCTAGCTTTCGAGAAGTGTGTCGAGCCACCACCATACTTCAAAGCATATGGTGGGGAAGTAGCGTGCTGGAGGTACGTCAGCAGTGTTAAGCAATAA
- a CDS encoding ABC transporter permease → MNATLSDLMKSLKSSNKKSFQDLTISIKRYLKRTKFRVGLIITLAVFILALIGPWVVPYPDEGAGYVPPEASQREKEPPSLKFFFGTDTRGRDLFSRVIMGVRSAVLQIVTVISLSLLIGLVVGILASYFKGVVETVLNYLIELFISIPAVIIALVLRLALGPGLLTVIASLVITWWSWYARVTYVYARSIMEMDYVTLARLSGLSPLKIMTRHVMRNVLTPVLVQAVTDMGSVLLEASTINFLGLGLPLNSPEWGVIMFEGLSVLEIAPWISAYPGFFLLITALGFSLVGDTLREELDPRLRRRWRLWF, encoded by the coding sequence TTGAATGCGACACTCAGCGATCTTATGAAGTCACTCAAGTCCTCAAACAAGAAGTCCTTCCAAGACTTAACAATAAGTATTAAGAGGTACCTGAAGAGGACTAAGTTTAGAGTAGGTCTCATAATAACTCTGGCCGTATTCATCCTAGCACTAATAGGTCCTTGGGTAGTACCCTACCCTGATGAAGGTGCCGGGTACGTCCCGCCTGAAGCATCTCAAAGAGAGAAAGAACCCCCGAGTCTTAAGTTTTTCTTCGGTACTGACACTAGAGGGCGAGACCTGTTCTCAAGAGTTATTATGGGTGTTAGGTCAGCTGTCCTACAAATAGTTACTGTTATTTCACTAAGCCTGTTAATAGGTCTCGTCGTAGGTATTTTAGCGTCTTATTTCAAAGGCGTTGTAGAGACTGTTCTCAACTACCTAATCGAGTTATTCATCAGCATTCCCGCAGTTATAATAGCTCTAGTTTTGAGGCTAGCGTTAGGTCCCGGATTACTCACCGTAATAGCCAGCCTAGTAATTACTTGGTGGTCTTGGTACGCACGCGTAACTTACGTCTATGCTAGGAGTATCATGGAGATGGATTACGTCACGTTAGCTAGACTCAGCGGTTTAAGCCCCTTAAAGATCATGACTAGACATGTTATGAGGAATGTCTTAACACCTGTCTTAGTTCAAGCAGTGACTGATATGGGTAGCGTGCTTCTTGAGGCGAGCACTATAAACTTCCTGGGCCTAGGCTTACCACTAAACTCGCCTGAATGGGGAGTAATAATGTTTGAGGGCTTAAGCGTCCTCGAGATTGCTCCATGGATAAGTGCTTACCCAGGCTTCTTCCTACTCATAACAGCGCTAGGTTTCAGCTTAGTCGGTGATACACTCCGTGAAGAGCTAGACCCGAGACTGAGGAGGAGGTGGAGATTATGGTTTTAG
- a CDS encoding ABC transporter permease has product MPLSLNYLTKRIIWIFLVVVGVVIFSYAAIILSPGDPAVKWAGNPRGPNASLAIELARKELGLDKPPLIQVLKFVTDVFTGNIGLSIAYKIPVFEVISRRLVATLELLLVSYLIAIPLGVFLGIESALHRNGRLDTILQSLGTILANTPTFWLGAWLFLTLILLGAYPYGRVDPKIATVTGFYPITGFYIIDSLIEGNLQVFTNVLSKIIPPAIAIAIYPIGVLVRLTRALVSDTLLEDYIRASVAWGVNRSVIIWRYTLKAITPGLVQVVGLAFAYSLVDAMAVEYVVFGREGLGSLLIDSLNYSDFRLAIGLIIVVAVFYLIINTLTDIIQALIDPKVRL; this is encoded by the coding sequence TTGCCCCTCAGCCTAAACTACCTAACAAAAAGAATCATCTGGATATTCTTAGTAGTAGTTGGTGTAGTGATTTTCTCTTACGCTGCAATAATCTTGTCTCCCGGCGACCCAGCAGTTAAGTGGGCGGGCAACCCTAGAGGACCTAACGCCTCACTAGCTATAGAACTAGCTCGCAAGGAATTAGGATTAGATAAACCACCACTAATTCAAGTACTGAAGTTCGTGACAGACGTCTTCACAGGCAACATAGGATTAAGCATAGCTTACAAGATCCCAGTTTTTGAAGTCATATCAAGACGCTTAGTAGCTACGCTAGAACTCCTCCTAGTGTCTTACTTGATAGCCATACCCTTAGGAGTCTTCCTAGGTATTGAGTCCGCACTTCACAGGAACGGAAGATTAGACACTATACTGCAGTCTCTAGGCACAATACTAGCTAACACGCCGACTTTCTGGCTCGGCGCGTGGCTATTCCTCACTTTAATACTCTTAGGCGCATACCCTTACGGGAGAGTAGACCCCAAGATAGCTACAGTGACAGGCTTCTACCCGATAACAGGCTTCTACATAATCGATAGTTTAATTGAAGGTAATTTACAGGTCTTCACGAACGTCTTAAGTAAGATCATACCACCAGCTATAGCCATAGCTATCTACCCCATAGGAGTTTTAGTCAGACTCACGAGAGCTTTAGTGTCTGACACACTGCTTGAAGACTATATAAGAGCCTCTGTAGCCTGGGGTGTTAACAGGTCTGTAATCATATGGAGATATACACTCAAAGCTATAACGCCCGGCTTAGTGCAGGTTGTTGGCTTAGCTTTCGCGTACAGCTTAGTGGACGCTATGGCCGTCGAGTACGTAGTTTTCGGGAGAGAAGGGTTAGGCAGCCTACTAATAGACTCACTAAACTACAGTGACTTCAGATTAGCAATAGGTCTAATTATCGTAGTTGCTGTGTTTTACCTAATAATCAACACTTTAACAGACATCATACAAGCTTTAATAGACCCTAAGGTGAGGTTGTAG
- a CDS encoding ABC transporter substrate-binding protein — MLIVVSFIAYHYIWGTPEIKQRVVVYAYNDRITGIDPSIEDDTGLVIIGLVYEQLLHYNPVTGELKPVLAVAWNSSEDGTEWVFRLREGVVFHDGTPLNSTAVKLSIERARDIYRETGRGAGYIWDAVTDIEVLDEYTLKIKLEYPQRLDLLVAATYAAYIFSPKALSSSGASSYLDRKLEEWFNRGNEAGTGPYTIEYYKPDSEIRLKKFDKWWGWSLVNNDQAPDYVIIKILPDPQSQYNGLISGEIDIASSVPRDYVSLLLNRGFKVYNLTTYHNYLMFFNVRRYPTNILEFRKAIACSLNLDEAIRLAMKGFALKGSGIIPHGFPGFAEGLYHQCGLSEALQYLNESGVQTPVRMEILYQVDYEETRIFAETLQSRLRDINIELVLNPQPWSQLKEIAKGVWENPENTPHLIIADWWPTIPSPYDYLYTMFHSDSKEWNYAGYENEEFENIIDYAWEIEGTNYSEALSLYRKAQEILFNDVAGINLWDEVRPFIYNTRVELPPECMNPLYMYVIYFQYVRVGA, encoded by the coding sequence GTGCTTATAGTTGTTAGCTTTATTGCTTACCACTATATTTGGGGGACTCCAGAAATTAAGCAGAGAGTAGTTGTTTACGCGTATAACGACAGAATTACAGGCATCGACCCAAGTATAGAAGATGATACAGGCCTCGTTATTATAGGCTTAGTTTATGAACAACTACTACACTATAACCCCGTTACTGGAGAGTTGAAACCTGTATTAGCTGTTGCGTGGAATAGTAGTGAGGACGGCACTGAATGGGTTTTCCGCCTTAGAGAAGGTGTTGTATTTCATGACGGCACACCACTCAACTCTACCGCAGTTAAGCTGAGTATTGAGAGGGCTAGAGACATATATAGGGAGACCGGCAGAGGTGCTGGCTACATATGGGATGCCGTAACAGACATAGAAGTATTAGATGAGTATACACTCAAGATAAAGCTTGAGTACCCGCAGAGGCTGGACCTCCTGGTAGCAGCTACTTACGCGGCCTACATCTTCTCTCCTAAGGCTCTCTCATCTAGTGGCGCGTCATCATACCTAGACAGAAAACTTGAGGAGTGGTTTAACAGAGGTAATGAGGCCGGCACCGGCCCCTACACTATAGAATACTATAAGCCAGACTCAGAAATACGGCTTAAGAAATTTGATAAGTGGTGGGGCTGGTCTCTAGTAAACAACGACCAAGCTCCTGACTACGTCATCATAAAGATATTGCCAGACCCTCAATCACAGTATAACGGCTTAATTTCTGGCGAGATAGATATAGCTTCTAGCGTTCCCAGAGACTACGTCAGCTTACTACTTAATAGAGGTTTCAAAGTATACAACCTAACAACATATCACAACTACCTAATGTTCTTTAACGTGAGGAGATACCCAACAAACATACTTGAGTTCAGGAAAGCAATAGCGTGTTCACTTAACTTAGACGAGGCTATAAGACTAGCTATGAAGGGCTTCGCATTAAAAGGGAGCGGCATAATACCACACGGGTTCCCAGGGTTTGCTGAAGGACTCTACCACCAGTGCGGGTTAAGTGAGGCTCTACAGTATCTTAACGAGTCAGGCGTTCAGACGCCAGTAAGGATGGAGATACTGTACCAGGTAGACTATGAAGAAACAAGAATATTTGCTGAGACTCTTCAGTCTAGGCTGAGAGACATCAACATAGAGTTAGTTCTTAACCCGCAGCCGTGGTCGCAACTCAAGGAGATAGCGAAGGGTGTCTGGGAAAACCCTGAAAACACTCCGCACCTAATAATAGCTGATTGGTGGCCTACAATACCCTCACCATACGATTACCTATACACGATGTTCCACAGCGATTCAAAAGAATGGAATTACGCGGGCTACGAGAATGAGGAGTTCGAGAACATAATAGATTACGCGTGGGAAATAGAAGGAACAAACTATTCTGAGGCTTTAAGCCTGTACAGGAAAGCTCAAGAAATACTCTTTAACGACGTAGCTGGAATTAACTTATGGGACGAGGTAAGACCCTTCATATACAATACTAGGGTTGAGTTACCCCCCGAATGTATGAATCCTTTATACATGTACGTGATATACTTCCAGTACGTGAGAGTGGGAGCATAG
- the glnA gene encoding type I glutamate--ammonia ligase produces the protein MRNYVETRDLRWVNLQFTDLAGFLRQVTVRVNPRSESLDELISKLDGSSVKGFTGVEESDLLLKPDINTFAKLPWSDGFGRLICGVYVNNERFTKDPRYVAEKLDNILASTNLSPFVSAELEFFVFDKVSVEVSPWRQLFEVSSSEAPWGSLPFANRIKEGYYVAYPKDKFVSLKTELAETLINYFGLAVEALHHEVAAASQHEISFRGGSLTYVSDSIQTVKYVARVLASLKGYTATFMPKPIHGDNGSGMHVHISLWRGNENLFYDPNDDYACLSQEARYFIGGLIEHGRALSAIVSPTTNSYRRLVPGYEAPTYLAWGAGNRSVAIRIPIYERCSRFVRIEYRPPDPSANPYLATTAIMLAGLDGIKKKLEPGEPVKDNLYEASIKHNDIKNLPESLDEALDELESDNEWLSHVFPKELLEAYIEMKREESRTLRSYPTPAEFYYYLDL, from the coding sequence ATGCGTAATTACGTCGAGACTAGAGACTTAAGATGGGTTAATCTTCAGTTCACAGATTTAGCAGGCTTTCTCAGACAAGTTACGGTGCGTGTCAACCCAAGAAGTGAGTCTCTAGATGAGCTTATTAGTAAGCTTGATGGGAGTAGCGTTAAGGGATTTACTGGAGTTGAAGAAAGTGATCTACTTCTTAAGCCCGATATTAATACCTTCGCTAAACTTCCCTGGAGTGACGGTTTCGGGAGACTTATCTGTGGTGTTTACGTAAATAATGAGAGATTTACTAAAGACCCCAGATACGTGGCTGAGAAACTTGATAACATACTTGCATCTACTAACTTAAGTCCTTTCGTTTCTGCGGAGCTAGAGTTTTTCGTGTTTGATAAAGTATCTGTTGAAGTGAGTCCCTGGAGACAGTTGTTTGAAGTTAGTAGTTCTGAAGCGCCTTGGGGGAGTCTCCCCTTCGCTAACAGGATTAAGGAAGGGTATTACGTAGCATACCCTAAAGACAAATTCGTTAGTCTGAAGACAGAGCTTGCAGAAACACTAATTAATTATTTTGGTCTTGCCGTAGAAGCACTGCATCACGAAGTTGCTGCTGCGTCACAACATGAAATATCTTTTAGAGGAGGTTCCTTAACTTATGTCTCAGACTCTATTCAGACAGTCAAGTACGTTGCTAGAGTCCTTGCTTCGCTCAAGGGGTACACGGCCACCTTCATGCCTAAACCTATTCACGGCGATAACGGTAGCGGGATGCACGTGCACATAAGCTTGTGGAGAGGTAATGAAAACTTATTTTACGATCCTAACGACGATTACGCGTGTTTAAGCCAGGAAGCAAGATACTTTATAGGTGGGTTAATCGAACATGGTAGAGCGCTCTCAGCTATAGTTAGCCCTACAACTAACAGTTACAGAAGGCTTGTTCCAGGTTATGAAGCCCCAACATACTTGGCTTGGGGTGCGGGGAACAGAAGTGTAGCTATAAGGATACCAATCTACGAGAGGTGTAGTAGGTTTGTGAGGATAGAGTACAGGCCTCCAGACCCAAGCGCTAACCCCTACTTAGCAACAACAGCTATAATGCTGGCAGGTCTTGACGGCATTAAGAAGAAGTTAGAGCCGGGGGAACCAGTTAAGGATAACCTGTATGAAGCCTCAATAAAGCATAACGACATTAAGAACCTGCCCGAAAGTCTTGACGAAGCGTTAGACGAGCTTGAGTCAGATAATGAGTGGCTCAGTCACGTGTTTCCTAAAGAGCTTCTAGAAGCATATATTGAAATGAAGAGGGAAGAGTCTAGAACACTCAGGTCTTACCCAACCCCCGCAGAGTTTTACTATTACCTAGATCTTTGA